Proteins from one Loktanella sp. M215 genomic window:
- the purF gene encoding amidophosphoribosyltransferase: MNATAPDRLADLPAHPFDPDGDKLHEECGVFGVVGITEASNFVALGLHALQHRGQEAGGIVTYDTHTGFNQARRMGLVRDNFTSADMMAMLPGTLGIGHVRYSTAGHKGQTAIRDVQPFFGEFSMGGAAIAHNGNITNAVALRKELIERGSIFQSSSDSECIIHLMARSMGRTIPDRMEEALRKVEGAFSVVAMTQSKLVGCRDPLGVRPLVLGKLGDGWVLSSETCALDIVGADFVREVEPGEMVVISAEDGVQSHYPFRRAKPRFCIFEHVYFSRPDSILGGRSVYETREAIGRELAKEAPVDADLVCPVPDSGTPAAIGFSLESGIPYAMGIIRNQYMGRTFIEPSEQIRNMGVRLKLNVNRALIRGKRVILVDDSVVRGTTSQKIKEMILEAGAAEVHFRIASPPTQWPCFYGVDTPERDKLLAATMTEDEMRDHLGVDSLKFISMDGLYRAVGESGGRNNASPQYCDACFSGDYPVAPSDMIERGFITRTAAE; this comes from the coding sequence ATCAATGCCACCGCCCCGGACCGCCTTGCGGACCTGCCGGCCCATCCCTTCGACCCCGATGGCGACAAGCTGCACGAAGAGTGCGGTGTCTTCGGTGTCGTCGGCATCACCGAGGCGAGCAATTTCGTGGCCCTCGGCCTGCATGCTTTGCAACATCGCGGGCAAGAGGCAGGCGGCATTGTCACCTATGACACCCACACCGGGTTTAATCAGGCCCGCCGCATGGGCCTTGTGCGCGACAACTTCACCAGCGCCGACATGATGGCGATGCTGCCCGGCACCCTGGGGATCGGGCACGTCCGCTATTCCACCGCCGGCCACAAGGGCCAGACGGCGATCCGCGACGTGCAGCCGTTCTTTGGCGAATTTTCGATGGGCGGTGCTGCGATTGCCCACAACGGCAACATCACCAACGCCGTCGCCCTGCGGAAGGAATTGATCGAGCGCGGTTCGATTTTTCAGTCGTCCAGCGATTCGGAATGCATCATCCACCTGATGGCCCGGTCCATGGGACGCACGATCCCCGACCGCATGGAAGAGGCGCTGCGCAAGGTCGAAGGGGCGTTTTCCGTCGTCGCCATGACCCAGTCGAAACTGGTCGGCTGCCGCGATCCGCTGGGTGTGCGCCCGCTGGTGCTGGGCAAGCTGGGCGACGGCTGGGTGCTGTCGTCGGAAACCTGCGCGCTGGACATCGTCGGTGCCGATTTCGTCCGCGAAGTCGAGCCGGGCGAAATGGTCGTGATTTCCGCCGAAGACGGCGTGCAGTCGCACTATCCTTTCCGCCGGGCCAAACCGCGGTTCTGCATTTTCGAGCATGTCTATTTCAGCCGCCCCGACAGCATCCTCGGCGGGCGTTCCGTCTATGAAACGCGCGAGGCAATCGGCCGGGAACTGGCAAAAGAGGCGCCCGTGGATGCCGACCTCGTCTGCCCCGTGCCCGACAGCGGCACCCCGGCTGCGATCGGGTTTTCGCTGGAATCGGGCATCCCCTACGCGATGGGGATCATCCGCAACCAGTACATGGGCCGGACCTTCATCGAACCCAGCGAGCAGATCCGCAACATGGGCGTGCGGCTGAAGCTGAACGTGAACCGCGCCCTGATTCGCGGCAAGCGCGTGATCCTTGTCGACGACAGCGTCGTGCGCGGCACCACCAGCCAGAAGATCAAGGAGATGATCCTCGAGGCCGGCGCGGCAGAGGTGCATTTCCGGATCGCATCGCCACCCACCCAGTGGCCCTGCTTCTACGGCGTCGATACGCCAGAGCGGGACAAGCTGCTGGCCGCCACCATGACCGAGGACGAAATGCGCGACCATCTGGGCGTGGATTCGCTGAAGTTCATTTCGATGGACGGGCTTTACCGTGCCGTGGGTGAGTCCGGCGGGCGCAACAACGCATCGCCGCAGTATTGCGATGCCTGCTTCTCCGGCGATTACCCGGTGGCGCCGTCTGACATGATCGAACGCGGATTCATCACACGGACGGCTGCGGAATAG